In the genome of Pseudomonas sp. Teo4, the window CTTGCAGCTCCAGAAGGTGCGTCGTTGCTGTTTGTCGATGTCGCGGTACCAGGCGAATGGCCCGGTCGAAGGTGGGGAAGACACCTGCTGCACGCCGGATGGGTTCATGCTTGCCTCGGCTTGTTGGTATTGTTTTATGGGCGACGTCTGGCGTCGCGGCCTGGCATCCATGTTCAGAGGCCGCGCGGCTTGAGTCCAACGAGAAAAACCGCCGGTCTGGAACAAGAAAAACTGATCATGAACCTCCGTTTCCTCGAAACTTTCGTCTGGGTGGCGCGGCTCAAGAGCTTCCGCCTGACTGCGGACAAGCTGTTCACCACCCAGGCGTCGGTCTCCAGCCGTATCGCCGCGCTGGAGGCAGACCTGGGAGTGAAACTGCTGCTGCGCGACTCGCGGGGCGTCAGCCTCACGCCGGAGGGCAGCAAGGTGCTGGAATACGCCGAGCGCATGCTCGACACCGCCAAGGCGATGAAGCAGTCGCTGGACAGCGACCGGGCCAAGGTTGGGCGCATCCGCGTCGGGGTGATGGACACGGTGATTCATACCTGGATGAGCGCGCTGGTGGCCGAGTTGACCGAGCGCTATCCACAGGTGGAAATCGAGCTGGTGGCCGACACCGCGCTGAACCTGCGCGAGCAGCTGCAAAAAGGCTTTCTCGACGTGATTCTGCAGACCGACCTGCTGCGCGAACAGTCGATCCGCAGCCTGGACCTTGCCCGCTACCCGATGGGCTGGGTGGTGGCCGCAGGCTCCAGCCACCACCGCGACTATGCTTCGCTTGCCGAGCTGGGGCGCGAACGTATCGTCACGTTTTCCAAGAACTCGCGACCGCACCAAGAAGTGCTCAGCCTGCTGCAAGGCGCCGGTTGCGACATGCCACGGCTGAACTGCGTGAACTCGGTGGCGGCGATTACCCGGCTGCTACGTGATGGATTCGGCATTGGTGCGCTGCCGCCGGCGTTGGTGGAAGCGGAGCTGGGCCGTGG includes:
- a CDS encoding LysR family transcriptional regulator gives rise to the protein MNLRFLETFVWVARLKSFRLTADKLFTTQASVSSRIAALEADLGVKLLLRDSRGVSLTPEGSKVLEYAERMLDTAKAMKQSLDSDRAKVGRIRVGVMDTVIHTWMSALVAELTERYPQVEIELVADTALNLREQLQKGFLDVILQTDLLREQSIRSLDLARYPMGWVVAAGSSHHRDYASLAELGRERIVTFSKNSRPHQEVLSLLQGAGCDMPRLNCVNSVAAITRLLRDGFGIGALPPALVEAELGRGELVLIEGLQPPPSLELVVAWQTGVALVDEVVGVCRQVLEGYAREVGEQRIVLVS